Proteins found in one Aethina tumida isolate Nest 87 chromosome 1, icAetTumi1.1, whole genome shotgun sequence genomic segment:
- the LOC109605288 gene encoding chondroadherin translates to MEDDRIPNGIHIRSMWNRVIHSILMVALIGSLGDGALCPAICRCEEEALATYCTNATQQLEFVPIQLNPEVKKIDLSNNKITNLHFALSFYDKLVQLDLSGNKINTLGSSNFEHQKVLLHLNLSSNVIEKLGKDSLKGLKALTVLDMSYNRLEKLTSIAFRELHSLVILKLSANRLMHLEDGVFKSTKHLEELFLEDNQFMVVPSSALSDVLSLRHLSLSRNLIESIEEGEMPQLSQMSTLQLDGNVMSDINPTAFIGLVSLDHLDVSDNNFTVIPTNSLSKLSNLTTLKFSGNSISNLPAVAFRGLFHLKYIKLDRLQYLETIDPRTFIDNINLEKVYLDFNIALEKIPTRLFHGNPKLRYVSIRYNKLETLEVTHFPLDQLREIRLAGNPLQCNCSLGWLWQLIKLQKAKTAQTNATSTHTTKDKPTTRDLILDGDEISCEGPEDMKGLLLSDASKYQMDCSVGWMAAVSVAVTVVFILAVIGGVVYWAPTRKSKNNKKDLTNLDTILRRPPTCSNGLAEPYEVTHIEKCMMPPPILHNEYRSLPSWDPYGAHCQSTMNIYETLDENTKSRPHIVYV, encoded by the coding sequence ATGGAGGATGATAGGATCCCGAACGGAATTCATATCCGGTCAATGTGGAATCGTGTAATTCATAGCATTCTTATGGTAGCATTGATAGGGTCTCTGGGAGATGGGGCTCTGTGTCCTGCGATATGTCGTTGCGAGGAGGAAGCCTTGGCCACGTATTGCACCAATGCAACCCAACAGCTCGAGTTCGTGCCCATACAACTCAATCCggaggttaaaaaaatcgatttgtCGAATAACAAAATAACGAACCTGCACTTCGCGTTATCATTTTATGATAAGCTCGTGCAGTTAGATTTGTCgggcaataaaattaacacgtTGGGATCGTCAAATTTCGAACACCAGAAAGTCCTTCTGCACCTAAACTTAAGTAGCAACGTCATTGAGAAACTTGGCAAGGACTCGCTTAAAGGTTTAAAGGCACTAACCGTTTTAGATATGAGTTACAACCGATTGGAGAAGCTCACCTCGATAGCATTCCGTGAATTACACTCGCTGGTTATTCTTAAACTGAGCGCAAACCGTTTGATGCACCTGGAAGACGGAGtatttaaatcaacaaaacaCTTAGAGGAGTTATTCCTCGAGGATAATCAATTTATGGTCGTTCCCAGTTCAGCGCTCTCTGATGTGTTAAGTTTGCGGCATTTGTCACTCTCACGCAATCTGATAGAGTCGATCGAGGAAGGGGAAATGCCCCAACTTTCCCAAATGTCCACTCTTCAACTTGATGGCAACGTTATGAGTGACATTAACCCCACTGCATTTATAGGTCTGGTTTCACTTGACCATCTCGACGTTAGCGACAACAATTTTACAGTCATTCCCACAAATTCATTATCAAAATTGTCCAATTTAACGACTTTAAAATTCAGCGGCAATTCTATAAGTAATTTACCAGCGGTTGCATTTCGTGGTCTGTTCCACCTAAAATACATTAAGCTAGACCGGCTGCAGTATCTTGAAACAATAGATCCTAGGACATTCATAGACAATATCAATTTAGAAAAGGTCTATCTAGATTTTAATATAGCCCTGGAAAAAATCCCAACCCGATTGTTTCACGGCAACCCCAAACTTAGATACGTGTCCATTCGCTACAACAAACTGGAAACGCTGGAAGTCACCCACTTCCCTCTGGATCAGCTCCGCGAAATTAGATTAGCCGGCAACCCCCTGCAATGCAACTGCTCTTTGGGATGGTTATGGCAGTTGATTAAATTGCAGAAAGCAAAAACGGCACAAACCAACGCAACAAGTACACACACAACCAAAGACAAACCGACCACACGTGATCTAATATTAGATGGTGATGAAATTTCTTGCGAAGGACCCGAAGACATGAAGGGACTGCTGCTTTCGGATGCCTCCAAATATCAAATGGATTGTTCGGTCGGATGGATGGCGGCTGTTTCCGTTGCGGTGACCGTTGTATTCATTCTGGCCGTAATAGGTGGCGTAGTTTACTGGGCACCGacaagaaaatcaaaaaataataagaaagacTTGACTAACTTGGACACAATACTGAGAAGACCGCCTACGTGCTCAAACGGTTTGGCTGAACCATATGAAGTCACACATATTGAAAAATGCATGATGCCACCGCCTATTCTACATAACGAATATCGCTCTTTACCTTCTTGGGATCCTTATGGCGCCCATTGTCAAAGCACcatgaatatttatgaaactCTTGATGAAAACACTAAATCAAGACCCCACATTGTCTATGTATAA